The Chlorocebus sabaeus isolate Y175 chromosome 11, mChlSab1.0.hap1, whole genome shotgun sequence genomic interval tcctcccttctcggcctcctaaagtgtgaggattacaagcataagccactgcggcCAGCCCTACTAGGTCTGCTTTGGACCAATTAAATTAATCTGTGGGGGTGGAGCCTGGGCcttagtatatttaaaatttttcctaggTGGTTCTAATTAACAACTAgacttgagaaccactgactaATGCAGTGGGATCTCATTCCTGGCTACATCTGAAGCACTCAAGCCCCCAGAGAccagaaaattccaaagaattgGTATGAGGTGAAGTCTTGGCaccagtgtttttaaaaagccttcttAGTAACTTTATGTGCAGCTGGAGTTGAGAACATAAAAGTAGTAATTCCAGATTTGGGGTGGGAGAAGGTATAAAGGAAGGGGAAGCTCTTCAGATACTCTGCCCACGCCCTCCTGTTCACTCCAGCAATGCCCAGAATCACTGTTGCCAATGGGAGAAAAGTTGGGATGAAAAGTTACATTGAACAGCCAGACAGTAAAAGAAGAACTTTTTCTAAGGGGGGTTGGAGAAAAGTAGGAAAAGTAGAAATTGCGAAACTTGCTTTTAGAACtatttattcctcttttttttttaatggtgtttttTAAACACCAGCATCAATAGGACAAAATACATGTTTTCCAATTAGCTGTGTCAGTAGATTCCATTCATTGTTTGTAGTTCCcaatcagctttaaaaaaaagtttttcaaatttgCATACAAGTCATCTAAAATCAATAACAACTTGATCTAGTTTAGAAACATGAAATGAAAGAGTATTGTTCACTAAAGCAGATCTCTTTTGGGTAGATGGACCATCACAAAAGCAGCTCTTATATGCTTTTCCCACTCCCATCCCAAGCCCACCCTCCTGCCAATTGTAttgtataaatcaataaaaagcaAAGGTTCCAGaacaactgaaagaaaaataattccaaactAAGCAGAGTGAGCTTTCCATTGGGAATGAAGACCCATGGGAAAAGGCAGCCCAGCCCATAAGTCCTCCCTGCTGGAACACACACTGTAGGTGTAGGAACTGCCTGCGAAGCTCATTAGAACACACTGGCTCTCAGGAAGAGAAAAAGCTGCATTACAAGAGAAGTTCTCAGGACTTTAGGAGTTCTTAGGACTGTTATTTCAGAGCTATTTATTACTGTTATTGCAGAGCTCTTATTATTTCAGAGCTACTGTGTAGCCCTTGGGCACAACCAAGAGAAAGAGGCAAAGACTGCTGTTTCCTTTGATGAGGGGAAAGAGGTCCAGTCCCTTCTGAATGCCCCAGAACATGGCACACTAGGGATGTCATCCAGCCCAGTTCTGGATCTGCATCATTTGAGGTTATAGTATCCTCATCTTTGGGACGCAATTGCTGTTAGCTGAAAttgtgattttcttaaattttttcacAGAtcaattaaaatctttttttttttttttgagacggagttttgctcttgttgcccaggctggagtgcaatggcgtgatctcagctcactgtaacctctgcctcccaggttcaagcaattcttctgcctcagcctcccgagtagctgggattacgggcgcatgccactatgtctcgaactcctgacctcaggtgatccgcctgcctcagcctcccaaagtgctgggattacaggtgtgagccaccatgcctggcctaaaatgctTTCTAGAAGGGATTCTTCTGGACCATTAACCATGTCCCCAAAGgaaaaccacacacacattcTTTAAGTACTTTCCATCTTCCCAGAGAAATTTAGTTGCACTGCTGACTCCTTCCCTAAGGGGGAGGATTGAGGGAGACTTCTTCTGCAAAGTGCAATATAAAAAGCCAAGTAagcaataaacagaaaacaaaagtgagggatttttttttgtttggttgtttggttGTTTGGTTTGGGAAGGGGAGGTGCTATGGAGGTTACTGTTGTGACATGTTGCTTCAAAATCTATAAACCACACAACAGGAAcaactgtttttctgttttctgtgacaAAGAGTACTGCAGGCACAACCTCACCCAGAGTTGCCTGCATGATGGTGCAAACATCTTCTCCGGGCTATTCTAAAAGTAACAGGTATTCCTTCAAAGAAGCTGGCAGTGGAAGGCCCTTCACTGCATCAGGGAGATACTGGAGTCCCAGGCTACGGCGTACGGCATAGCGAGCAAGTGTTTTTAGAGTCCCTGGAGCTGAGCACAGAACAGTCAGTTTTTCACATAGCTGCGGGTCTCTGGCCACCTCTCGTGGCATGGTGCCATTTTTCCTCAATTCAAAGTGTCCAACAGCTCTGTGGAGGAGCTCAAAGCAAGAGTCCTCTTTCTCTGTTCCAAGTCCCCTGACTAGCAGAGCCACCAGGCGGGAGATGGGTGTCTGGCCTATTAGGTTGATGACTCTGACCTCTGCGCCATAATCCAGAAGAATACTGACACTCTCAAGATTTCCTTTCATGGCAGCCCAGCTGAGCGGTGTATCATTGTTATAATCCAGGGCATTGACAGAGGCCCCACTCTCTAGGAGAGCCCGCACACACTCAGCATTGTTCTTAAAGGCTGCCCAGTGAAGTGGGGTATCTCTGTTGCCATCCAAAGCATTTGGGTTTGCACCATACTCCAATAGGACCTCCACACAAGCCTCATCTTTCTCTGCTGCATAGTGGAGGGCTGTTCGGTTATACCCATCCAGGGCATTCACCTGTAAAAAGGGAGGAACTATTACAGTAGACAGACT includes:
- the ASB8 gene encoding ankyrin repeat and SOCS box protein 8, whose amino-acid sequence is MSSSMWYIMQSIQSKYSLSERLIRTIAAIRSFPHDNVEDLIRGGADVNCTHGTLKPLHCACMVSDADCVELLLEKGAEVNALDGYNRTALHYAAEKDEACVEVLLEYGANPNALDGNRDTPLHWAAFKNNAECVRALLESGASVNALDYNNDTPLSWAAMKGNLESVSILLDYGAEVRVINLIGQTPISRLVALLVRGLGTEKEDSCFELLHRAVGHFELRKNGTMPREVARDPQLCEKLTVLCSAPGTLKTLARYAVRRSLGLQYLPDAVKGLPLPASLKEYLLLLE